The genomic DNA gttgttgtttttgtctctctgtctaatccccctcttgtccccacaattcccccctctgtcttcctttttctctctttctatcccctcctgctccggcccggctgcaccaaatgataatataaatacatttaataaagtcaaaatacaagtaaggcaacaagagaagtatcctacacttctcttttgtaaagtaaatctgaacagccgatatgggcatctacatctgctatgtgtttgcccgagaagctgggcaggacattattaaaaaaaaaaaaaaaaaaaaagagacaaactacatttctatcctttccagtattttattgaaaaaaaacagcacactggcaccatacatatgttgattattgtttctcagctgtttgtacatgttgcagtttataaataaagatttataaaattattaattaattaatcgccaactatttttataattgattcaatcgattagttgttgcagccctattatatatatatatatatatatatatatatatatatatatatatatatatatatatatatatatatatatatatatatatatatataagaaatactttaatttcagtgagtatactcctcccccttaacccccgctcaaggttggcaagtatgctgatagTGTTTTGGTCGTAGTATCTGTATTAATTGCTAAGTTTTTATTGTTTAACATATTGGCTTGTACTCCTGCACTTTAAcgtgtatttaaatgaaaagtgcgtgacaaagaaaatctattattatttctaGCAGGCCACTGTGTCATACTCTGTCAGCGGTCCTCGAACGCACCATCTTTTGAGGAAATATCAATTATTATAATTCCGTTCTAAAAGAGCACAGCAAGTAGAAtcgatgtgcacaattgaatatcttagttgctcagacagtaatgttttATATAAGTTTAAAGCGGGGTATGTTATTTCTTACTGTGAAAACACGTTGATGTTGTCATGTTAGTATTTAAGCTAGCGATGTGGCACAGTCCCTccctgagtttatcaaagtgcagttataaaCCTCTGTTTTTCCATCAGTTTAATTCAAAGGGTTATTACCAACCTTCGGTAGCTTTGCTGCGGTTCTAATTACTCCCGTGTATCCTCCAATAGAGTCGTGTTTTCCCAGTACAAAGTCCAAACACCTTGCCTTGCAAAGACAGTAGTTCTGATTGGACCCCTTCCTAATTTATCCCCGCCCCTCTCCCACATGCAACTGTGATTGGATaactaattacaataaaaaaattaaaaaaactgcttcagtctttATTTACCGGAAGTGAAACTTGAGTATATTTTTACACActcaattttaaaacactgaattttgacaaaattattttttgaacacAAGAATGTTGCACaaacattatttttaaatgaaattgtcagcataatttgatgtaaaaaaaaaaaaaaaaagcattttgtgtGAGCCGAGTGGGCCACTTTtgactttagacttcctttttattgtcattcatatttgaactttacagtacagatgagaacgacatttcgttgcattagctcatggtgatagaagagcaataaggtgcagatataaataaatagattactgtaaagttaaatatattgcacttttgcatatgcatgcaggtttatggatgtatgttatattgtctttatattccagcgagttaatccgtttttggggggaattgaggggactaTTATGATcaaacttgccaaccttgagacctccaatttcgggaggtggggggcgtggtcgggggggcgtggttaagaggggaggagtatatttacagctagaattcaccatgtcaagtatttcatatacatatatatatatatatatatatatatatatatatatatatatatatatatatatatatatatatatatatatatatacgtcctgaaaatatgcaaacaaaactgtttagataattgatacttcaaacttgcataagtaaatcttaaggaatataacaacttggcttctgagagcttcaaaatgtaatgaataaaatgccaaagttgttgataaacaagcaattattttaataattaaatatggtcatttttaatgaattattatgatcatttaaaattaattatttcaaatatgtttattttaatgtataattctatggctggatgtaatgagtcagaaaaaatacaaataaaaatacaattaattgttatatttttagcaaaatatagtaaaaatgtatttagttttttttatttttattaataaatatatttatttttaggtataaGATAATcacaataatacaatttatctctagtctggatgatttagttcttgtcaccctgttgtcctcccgtctcttccccgaggatggctccatgagctgggcaaatgcctggagatgccctatgtcaacaacacggtcggcggcccgtcggtgcgcagctcgtacatcgtcgccctctacttcaccctcagcagcctgaccagcgtcggctttggcaacgtgtgcgccaacacggagaagaccttctccatctgcaccatgctcatcggcggtatgagtatggaataacgtgattgggcaggcatgctgtttatatcgtgggaaagcggacgtgaaaaaaggctgtcctcactcaggtccgcatgattTTCAggtggagctggaggccacgccccctccagctccacctgaaaatcgggagattttcgggagaaaatttgtgccgggaggttttcgggagaggcgctgaatttcgggagtctcccggaaaatccgggaggtttggcaagaatGAGCTCTTTCTACATGAGCtcaggtgtgtagggaccaggtcatattgtcagttatctgcacccccaggaacttggtgctgcgtacaatctccactgctgtgccattgatgaagagtggagcatgGAAcatcaccatgaattgattacatggaccccgacttaaacaagttgaaaaacttattcgggtgttaccatttagtggtcaattgtacggaatatgtactgaactgtgcaatctactaatacaagtttcaatcaatcaatcaaaaaatggctggactggtgcctcctgaagtcgacgatgatctccttggtcttgtcgacgtaaaggaccaggttgttggttctgcaccagtcaactagATGTTTCGCCTCCTTCctgtaaggcagtggttcttaaccttgttggaggtaccgaaccccaccagtttcatatgcgcattcaccgaacccttctttagtgaaaaataaaatgtttttttttcttcaaattcaagacaaacttatatgtttttggtaacactttaatatggggaacatattctaagtaacaaagacttaaattagaattgtttggacactaggggaacatattctaagaaacaaagacttaatatagagttatttggttagggccagggttagagggttagggttataataaggccatgccgaataaggcattaataagtacttaatatagttaagagctaatatgttactaatttgcatgttaataagcaactaattaatgttgaatatgttccccatactaaagtgttaccatgtttttttactggtgcacaaaatgaaccgtgcatgaacatcaccttgttcaaacaaaaccaacacagtgcataaactcacaacaaatgacacacctgcaaatcagtctaaatctgctgttgccgtattggtaatacgccgatagggagaagttttcatttacacgatgagtcgggtgtgtcttgacctccgccgaacccctgagcccgactcaccgaacccctagggttcgatcgaacccaaaataagaaccactgctctaaggtaagCAGAACAGGCGCTGCAGGAAGAAGTTTTAAGAAATCGCTATATTTTGTTTGATAGTGACGTTTAtaatttccaaaatgttttttgtaagaaATGTATTTTGTtctcacacatttttttaaaatgaaatcgtCAGCAtaaattgatgtaaaaaaaaaaaaaaatgttcacaaaatGCTAACAAATAAAGTTCCCAAAAAAAACCTTTCTAAATAAAGACACCAATTAACCGaaaacattcatttaaaaaaagcgCGTTATGGATTTGTTGTGATGCACTTTTTCCCCACGCGATGGCGTACTGAACTCCTCCACATTGGTAACCGCTAGTTTCCCCAACAAAGAAGAAGGACCGGAAGTCTCCCGAATAAACACTACTGTAGAGAAGAGGAAGAAGTATTTGGATTTgcctaaaaaaacaacttttgaccGCTGGGAATGAGCCGTCACGATTGTTTAAAGGTGATGTTATCGCAACTTTCTTTTTCCTAACATGTAATTTCACCATCGAATACATTTTGAACGTGCAGTCAGGCTCAACGAGCGAGTGTTGCCACACAAGCCACAGAATGTCCGACATTTTTCTTGACAAGTACGTGTGAGGATAAGATAATGTAACTCTTTGTTTACGTTTGCATCAAACGTCCTTCGTGTTCGCTTGGCCTTAACGAGGAAAATTGGTGTGCGCTGCTGCTCTAAAGAGTACGGTAATTGTTATCGACGTATGCACACACGGTGTCATGTTAAACAGTTATTTTTTCTCAGTCACCAGGCTAGAATTAATACCAAAAAAAACGTCACAGCCTTGATCTTAACTGGAAATTTAGTGCTAAAAAGCGTATGTCGTCGCTACGCTGACAATTGCTGTTACACAGAAAGACAATAGGTTCGCTGTacgtgagtgttgtcagtgtaaCCAAAACCCGAACTTCCGGATTTCAAAACAAAAGGTTTCTTCATGCTTTCTTTCATGGCTATTTTAAACTAAAACCTTTCACGTTGCCTATTGTTTATACTAACCATATGTATGATTGCAAGTCATAGTAAACTGAAAGCGTAAAGTTATAAGAATGTTTTGCACAAGGCCCTGTCGTTTTATTTTGGAACGTGCATATCCTGTTTGTGGCTTTGCGATACATGTACTGATCTGGGTTTTAATCCtatatagggctgtgaatctttgggtgtcccacgattcgattcaatatcgaatcttggggtcacgatacgattcaaaatcaaatttttttttttcagttcaacacgattctcgattcaaaaatgattttttccctattcaaaacgattttttattcattcaatacataggatctcagcaggatctaccccagtctgcggacatgcaagcagagtagtacatttttgtaaaaagcttttataattgtaaaggacaatgttttatcaactgattgcaataatgtaaatttgttttaactattaaatgaaccaaaaatatgacttattttatctttgtgaaaatattggacacagtgtgttgtcaagcttatgagatgcgatgcaagtgtaagccactgtaacactattgttcttttttaatttttttaaataaatgtctaatgataatgtcaatgagggatttttaatcactgctatgttgaaattgtaactaatattgatactgttgattttgtttcactacttttggtttgttctgtgtcgtgtttgtgtctcctctcaattgctctgtttattgcagttctgagtgttgctgggtcgggtttggttttgtaattggattgcattgttatggtattgctgtgtgttgttttgttggattgattaattaaaaaaaaataaaaataaaaatacacaaattaaaaaataaattaaaaaaatacacaaattaaaaaaattgattttttaaaaatgagaatcgattctgaatcgcacaacgtgagaatcgcgattagaATACGAATCGATTTTCCCCCACACCCCTAGTCCTATATGTTAACTACAATATGTACACCCACTTTGGCCCTTATGAAGCTAAGGTAAccaaatgatgatgataataataacaaacattgTTTAACTAGTGTATCTCAAAACTGAATATTATGATCTTTTTTCGTTGTGAAAATTGAACAGAAAAGTGAGTTTACCATTTTTGTGCCTCCAGGTCAAGTCCTAAAGAGGTGCGATGGACATTAGCATCGCCGTCTCGCTCATCCGAGGTCAAATGGGCGCGGTGGTGGAGCGGGCCGTCAACGTCGCCGTGGAGACGGTGCTGGCAGAGATGCTCAAAGTAGTGGGAGTGAAGTTCGAGGAGCTGAAGGCCCAGCTGGCGCACACGAGGCAGGACGTGGCGGCGCTGCAGCGGGAGAAGGCCCTGAAGGAGAAGGAGAACGACAACATCCGCGCCAAGCTGCGCTACACCGAGCTCAAGCTCAAGTACTACCGGCAGGGGGTGGAGGAGGAGCTGCAACACCGGGTCTCTGGCAGCTCACCTCTGGTCCGCAACCTTCCGTGCAAACTCTCTCCGGGGCAGGGAGGAGGCGCTGGTGTCTTTTCTACCGGAGCTTCAACAACATGCTCTTCTCAGACCTTGACTGTTGATCTCGCAGCGAGGAGCATCCGAGGTAACCACTGTTTTGGTCCACTTGCATCGGGACACCAACCACAGGGTACAATTAAGTAGGAAGAACATGAAATGCATCCGGATGGTCACAAACGGTAAACACAGTGGGCtaccaggagctagcagctacacaacagctgagcacaaaatagcacacaagctagacatccctccatccatccattttctaccgtttgtctcttacggggtcgcgggggtgctgaagGCTATACGTagtaataattgaacaatattgcagcgtaatacagcacatttgtcaatataattataattatacaaagtctccaaggcagaagcgtattagaaagtatccaggaacgaatgtgtccgcatcattcgacgtaCTTCATCATGACCCCAATTTCATGCCTTAGTGGTCaccagaaagaaagaaaaaaattaccactccactttgaTTTAAAGACAATATATCGGTATATCAAGTTGTATCACAACACTTCTAATGTTACTTACACATtcaaagtctccaaagcagaagtgtattaaaaagtatcaagcgtgtccgcatcatgtatcaagtaacaaacgtgtccgcatcattcaactaacTTCACCATGAGCTTATTTTAATGAATCATAGTGGCCACCAGGTGTCACAAAAAAAGCAATTACCACATATGTCCATTTCAGCCGGTTAATAGTAAATAGGTGTttctcatacctaccattgttctctatgTGACTCATTTCATGAGATCAATCCTTTTCTCACATTTCACActtcaaaataataaaagtatgtacgaTTCCTGCTAATATCGTATCGGGCAATATACACGGCTCCATTATCggtatcatatgggaagtgaaaAAGTAGCTTCTAATATtacttagaccagtgtttttcaaccactgtgccgcggcatactagtgtaccgtgagatattgtctggtgtgccgtgggagatgatgtaatttcacctaattaagttaaaaatattttttgcaaaccagtaattataatccgcaaataatgtgccgttgttgagtgtctgtgctgtctagagcgcgacagcgtaaccgtgtaatactcttccacatcagtaggtggcagcaggtagctaacgcTTTGTGGATGTTGGGAACATTGTTTGTcgcgatcacaatatgcagacgacagcgggaggcagcgtgttgGTAAAAatatatctaatgcttaaaccaaaaataaacaaaaggcgagtgccgctaagaaaaggcattgaagcttagggaaggctatgcaaaacgaaattaAAActtaactggctgcaaagtaaacaaaaacagaatgctggacgacagcaaagacttacagcgtgtggagcagcatatgtgtgaatgcgccaaagcattcacacgtttttttattctccagattttgccgcgctctaccttccacatttttcatccgattcaaaccgttccaacttcaacctgttcagcctattcgggaatcgccggcttttccttgacaaattcccaaaaattcccagatttcccagaattccaggttttccggaacatttttcccattcaaaatgcattggccatttttcaaacgtccaccatttccacattttccaaccgattaaaatcattccaccttcaacatattccactgatccaggaaattaaaactattgtttttttcaagttcaaaaaaattccaggaattcctagaattccttttttttttttaatccttttttctggcaactacttccacatttttcaaccgttccactgtcaaaccattcctcttaatcaggacaaaaaacaaagttgttttttgaactggaaaaaattcccggttttcccgaaattccttaataccatttttcaattaaaaatgttagttCTTCAACATtgctcgaccaatttgaaaaattccaacaccaaccaccaTTAAGAACAttgaagtcttttaacatttaaaaacaattccagcttttcccgaaatccccaaattaccattgaaatgaatgggacatttttaaaagttccaaatttttcatccaattccaaccgttccaactcaaaaatattcagcctgttcaaaattgtgtgctctacttcaacgatttccaagaattcccaggtgtcagggacattttccccattcaaaatgaattgtccattttttaaacttacacaattcgcacatttttcaacctattcaaaccattccaacattaacatagtccactcatcctggacattcaaactaagacTTTCCCAAGTTCtaaaccaaattccagttttcctggaaattcaaactccaacattcaaacttttcttacattctgtcagcatttcagttcaacttcagcaatcgagcattcacacgcaattccttcaagaattgcctcatctagtttgacTTGACATTCAacactacaaaatgataaaagtatgGATGATTCTTGCTATAGGATCAATGTCAGTATGGCTAACAACACTGTGGCATTCTCCCTGTCCTCCCAGAATGCACTTCTCCTCAAAGCGTGAGCCAGCATACCATGACAGCGGCGGCCATCTCTGACCCGACAGGCGACTTCTTGGCCGTCTCGCTCCCCATGAGCGCGGAGTCCCCGGGGGGATCAGGTGGGACGACGGCCACGCCCACTTCCAGCGCCATCAACACAACTGGGGTGTGCGCGGGGCCGCTCTGTGCCACAGACCAAGATGTTCACAGAGAGAGCGACTGGGACGTGGTCCCGCCCCCGCAGGAAGCCGCCGGGCAGCAGTCGTCTGCCAGTCCGACGCAGGCCGACAGCTCCACCGCACAGGTAACGCTAAGAAAGGTGTGCTTGGACGAAATCAGTGTCCTAATACTTTCGCCCTAACAGACTCTGATGACGGTGAAGATGGAGGAAGAGGCGGGGCAAGTGATTTGTATCAAGGAGGAGCCGGAGGAAGAGCAGGAAGTAATTTCTCGCCTCCTGCTGGACAATCAGCTGAACTGCAGCCAGTCAGAGGTGAGAGTGCCGGACTCAGCAGGTGTCGCCTCAAGTGACACTCTTTGTCCTTCAGATGTCAGCGACGCAGTGGGCAGGACTTGAAGCCGGCCACAGGAAGTGCTCCTCAGGCTTCAGCTCAGCCGGACCCAGCTCCTGTGAGTGTTCATCTAGGTTGGGCTGTATCacgatcagtgtttcccatacactggcaagatacctgtggcggtgggggcgtggctatgggcgtggtcacaatgacatcatcgagtaatttgcataatatactacaatgatatgattttctctaaaaaggctcaaaaaatgtatacttactaattaataataacagttttgttttaaaggcctactgaaatgattttttaaaaatttaaacgggaatagcagatccattctatgtgtcatacttgatcatttcgcgatattgccatatttttgctgaaaggatttagtagagaaaatcgacgataaagttcgcaacttttgctcgctgataaaaaaaaaagccttgcctgtaccggaagtagcgtgacgtcacaggagctaggattcctcacaattccccgttgtgtacaatggagcgagagagattcggaccgagaaagtgatgattaccccattaatttgagcgaggatgaaagattcgtagatgaggaacgttacagtgaatgacttgagaggcagcgatggacgtatcttttttcgctctgaccgtaacttaggtacaagctggctcattggattccacactctcctttttctattgtagatcacagatttgtatttcaaaccacctcggatactatatcctcttgaaaatgagagtcgaaaacgcgaaatggacattcagtgccttttatctccacgacaatacatcggcaaaatgctttagctacgagctaacgtgatagcatcttgctttaactgcatatagaaacaaaagaaataaacccctgactggaaggatagatagaaaatcaacaatactattaaaccgtggacatgtaaatacacggttaatgctttccaggctggcgaaggttaacaatgctgtgctaacgacgccattgaagctaacttagcaaccggactgcacagagctatgctaaaaacattagctctccacctacgtcagccagccctcatttgctcatcaacacccgtgctcacctgcgttccagcgatcggcagaaggacgaaggacttcactcgatgcgtttggcggcccggagacgtaggaagtcaaggtgaggtcggcggctagcgcggctagcgctccaacaaagtcctcctggttgtgttgctgtagtccgctgctaatacaccgatcccacctacaactgtcttctttgcagccttcattgttcattaaaaaaattgcaaaagatgtccagaatactgtggaattatgaaatgaaaacagagctttttgtataggattctacggggtaccataacttccgttactctgacttcgtcacgcgcatacgtcatcataccgcgatgtttcagccggatatttcccgggaagttttaaatgtcactttataagttaacccggccgtattggcatgtgttgcaatgttaagatttcatcattgatgtataaactatcagactgcgtggtcagtagtagtggctttcagtaggcctttaaacgtccatccatccatccattttacaatataattacaacactttatgtacatatttatatacagatttgaacaataagttattcactgaaatatatttattaattgtggttcttacaaaaaatatatcttataaaatataaaagctaaaatgtctcttaaagctctgcccctttaattagtgcatactaaataatttaactttagcctactactacaaccatattatttaccagcaacataaagtgaaacagaggcagatgtgtcctgccacagtcagtaacaaataaacagaaaacagtagtggtcaaatacaaataaggcaacaagagaagtatcctacacttctcttttgtaaagtcaatctgaacagcctaaatgggcatctacatcaactatatgatttgcctgagaagctggacaggacaaaaaataaataaaaacattttttacatttttttaaataattttttttatttgtggcggacgtaattctttcgtggcgggccgccacaaataaatgaatgtgtgggaaacactgacgatATTGGTGTTTGGTATcgatcattatttatatttttttaagacctatcgaaaataaggagcttgaggaaaaaatattaaatgtagacttttttatttcaaatgtaaccttcctccgaTTATAATGCCCACAgccatcaaggcagaaaggaaatgtcaacaaaattCTAATATGTAAATTAAgggaaaataaaaaaggaaatatGCAAGAAATGcttaaaatagtgtgaaaatgtaaacatagagatacctgttttctgcaggtttagtggcaggaagttacggctgtgctctaaagggtgagcgcggctaaggtgatGTGCTATTAGCggtcttgcatcatttacagaccacaccccaaaaacttgtttttggaat from Entelurus aequoreus isolate RoL-2023_Sb linkage group LG10, RoL_Eaeq_v1.1, whole genome shotgun sequence includes the following:
- the LOC133658080 gene encoding uncharacterized protein LOC133658080 isoform X2, whose product is MDISIAVSLIRGQMGAVVERAVNVAVETVLAEMLKVVGVKFEELKAQLAHTRQDVAALQREKALKEKENDNIRAKLRYTELKLKYYRQGVEEELQHRVSGSSPLVRNLPCKLSPGQGGGAGVFSTGASTTCSSQTLTVDLAARSIRECTSPQSVSQHTMTAAAISDPTGDFLAVSLPMSAESPGGSGGTTATPTSSAINTTGVCAGPLCATDQDVHRESDWDVVPPPQEAAGQQSSASPTQADSSTAQTLMTVKMEEEAGQVICIKEEPEEEQEVISRLLLDNQLNCSQSEMSATQWAGLEAGHRKCSSGFSSAGPSSYAVSQPPMAALAPGGPRQVARSPWTEGLSLYEEYKLRRNELRRRSLNRRRELEKTLPQPLLADLVRERREKTRLRVARWRAKRKLQACLNQVQTQGGAVAFPISGPHRSPHAANNNVVISAVTTFPFVTPPSSSLLMRGPNMAAQFHQHAGMSSSSYPQASLAQQSVCQTDANVSP
- the LOC133658080 gene encoding uncharacterized protein LOC133658080 isoform X1; protein product: MDISIAVSLIRGQMGAVVERAVNVAVETVLAEMLKVVGVKFEELKAQLAHTRQDVAALQREKALKEKENDNIRAKLRYTELKLKYYRQGVEEELQHRVSGSSPLVRNLPCKLSPGQGGGAGVFSTGASTTCSSQTLTVDLAARSIRECTSPQSVSQHTMTAAAISDPTGDFLAVSLPMSAESPGGSGGTTATPTSSAINTTGVCAGPLCATDQDVHRESDWDVVPPPQEAAGQQSSASPTQADSSTAQTLMTVKMEEEAGQVICIKEEPEEEQEVISRLLLDNQLNCSQSEMSATQWAGLEAGHRKCSSGFSSAGPSSYAVSQPPMAALAPGGPRQVARSPWTEGLSLYEEYKLRRNELRRRSLNRRRELEKTLPQPLLADLVRERREKTRLRVARWRAKRKLQACLNQVQVSSDTSCQVTHWSSRRRAHVQTQGGAVAFPISGPHRSPHAANNNVVISAVTTFPFVTPPSSSLLMRGPNMAAQFHQHAGMSSSSYPQASLAQQSVCQTDANVSP